Genomic DNA from Chelonia mydas isolate rCheMyd1 chromosome 6, rCheMyd1.pri.v2, whole genome shotgun sequence:
AGTTTGGCCAAGTTGCTtcgtttctctgtgcctcagtttcttcatctacaaaatggggataataacacttacCTACCTTACAAGGCTGCAGTGAAACTTAATCCAATAccatttgtaaagctctttgaagtcTTTGAGTAAAAGGTGCCACATAATTATTGAAACAGAGTCAGTTAGATTTTATGTTggagatgatttttttaattacaaatttaCACACTAAATTACTGACAtcacagaaaatttaaaaaaaagttatattttccTTACGATTTCATGATTACAAAACTTCACAAAATTtgttaaaactaaaaaaaaccttCATGAGTACATAAATATAATTTTGAGTATAAATAACAGTAACAAAATAAACAGATGTATGTATTCaataaattaattataaatattgCATTGGTAATGAAGTGCTAGGTCAAGAAAATACTAACATTTCCGGTACAGTTTTCTGTATAGAAATACCTATTATAAATGAAACTTTGGAAATGGGTAATTTTCCTGGACCCCTTGTCTCACATTTCTTTTGTTGTTATTCTCTTGCTCGAATGCTAACATAGGAGAACAGGACTGAAAGTATCATATATACATTATGGACCATATACTACCGAGAATCACTCCACCACATATCAAAGGCAGTATTTGCCCAATTCtgcaacactgaagtcaatgggtgcaggatcaggcttatATGGCCTCGAAAGAACTGCTGATGCTTTAAGGAAAAACATAAAAACATACTTGGAAGCCATTTGACCTATACaacatttattttctgtcttttccttCAATTGCTATGGATATTTACATATAACAGGACCTTTATGACCTGAAAGTTAATCTGTTTCTATTGCTTGTTCCCTACCTGATGAACATAATTATGGATTCTGTACAATCCTCAATCCATACATAGAATTCCCACTAACATTAATGAGAATTCTACCTCAGACCAAGGATATTAATACAGGTCCCAAAGAATTCATCAGCAAACATAGGTGAGCCCATAAAGAATCAAAGATCTAGTTTTCCAGCGTGAGCCCTTAGCAATAAtcaaagaagggaagaaaatgcATAATATACAAGCAGAATTATTTCTCAATGCAATGTTTAAAATGGAAAGTTGTCCCAGAGTATCAGCAGCAGTTTTTTAAGAGATAGTTTTAACCCTAGTTCCCAGGGTAATGTTTGTTAGGTTTTGTAATCatgttttattacaaatgtttgtcTTTGAAAAGCTATGAACTGAAGAGGTCATTAACCTTCCTGTGAATGAAAAGCTTTTGCTGCATTTGCTCCTATCAGCACGAATCCGAGGTGAGCATAAGTAGTAATAAAGTGGTGGAGAAAAATGTTAGTGATCTTATCACCCCAGCCATCACCAGACGGAAGGAATTTCTGCATGTTGTGTATTTTTGTCAGAGGTGAACCAGTTAAGTAgctatttagattttttttccccctaaatgtGATGTGAAAACATGAATAGGTGGTTCTTAGAATGTAGCCTTAGAATGGTGCTACTACCTTACAAGTTTAGTACATTGCAAGAACAATGCTAGCACCATACCTGAAAAGTTTACATATTCTACATATTACTACTGGAAAAGCTAAATAATATCCTGGTTCTGGTAATGTTTCTTAAAAGCCATATTTAAAGTCAGGAGCATTAGTTATTTCTGAAAGCTGGGGCTCTTCACTGGAGATATTTTAGAGGTGATTCCAAAGGGGTCCATGCTGTCAGTTTCAAGAGGTGAAGAGAATAGATCTGATTCAAAAGTATGACCGTAATCACCATATTCCACAAAATCCATTGACTCTACAGGCACGGTGTTGATCATAGGTAAGAAGTGAGACAATGGAAGGAAGTCTTTCCCTTTGAATTGTTGTCTTTGTTTGGCACTACTTAAAGACACAGAGACTCCATATTTCTTTGATTTATATACATTGTAGCCGTCTGGGCGTATCTCCTCTTCAAAGGAGCAATCTTCTGTAGAATACCTGAGCTGAACAGTAAGGAGTGAAGACAATTACAGATATGTCTATGACACTTATCAGATATGATATAAATCTTGTATGTGCTTGACCCTGCTCTCCTTGATATGAGAGAGATTCAAGCCCTCCATATTATACACAGAATTCATAACAATCTATGAggtcattaaaaagtcaacatagGCCTGATCCACACTcccttgaagtcactgggagtctttccattatcCTCAGAGATCTTTATTCCATCTATTACCACACAGCTGCTACAGACTGCCCTATTACGATTTTAGGGGAAAACTTTGGGAATCTCTGGTAGATATCTCAGTTTTATAAATTTTGATGAATGCTGATGTTTTAATTACAACCACGATagctaagggcccaatccagcagtCCTAATGCATACAAAACTCAATTTGAATCCCACAGGAGATTTGCCTGTGTAAGGGCTGCAAGGATCAGGTCTGCAGAAAGGCATTTTTATAATAGACTGgtgttaaagaaaataaataaaaaacaacaataaaaaagggCAAACTGCAAGTTTTTTCTTGTCATTTTATTAAAGTTTCTAAAAATGTATTAGTACAGTATCTCTTTCTCATCAGGCATTAAATGTATCAAACAGTTCTACTGTGACACCAATAAAGATTCTATATAggataatatattttataaccTGCCTAGCAATTTGTAGAATTAATCTTAGACATAGTTTATATGTAGATATGGTATGTTGAGATTTTGTGTTATCTCAGACTTTTCCAGATCCTTTAAGTAATCACTATTTTCCTTACAACGCTGGTGTTATTTCTGGCTCAGTCATTTGAGGTGACTGAACTCTGGGCCAATAAAGGAGAATTGCTGGTTATGTCTAGGTCTTTgatgataaaaaacaaacaaagtgttCCCCAATGAACTCTCTACCTGTCAAAATATAACCCAGAGCACatttgacttctttttttttcagttgtaaaaaaatcaaactttgtCAAATACCATCAACAATGTAGAATAGACTGTTGTGTGTGCTATGGTCACcttttaaaagtgcttttaatGTTGAaggaataaattttaaaaaaaacttgcttttcTCACCGATTAAGACTTGCAATATTTATCAGTCTGGACATCACACATTTTGAATGAATGTAtatcagggccagattgtgaacacTTTACTTCTATAGGTGACCAAATTAGTCACACAAGTAGTCTGACTGAAGTTAATAGAACTaatcatggagtaaggtactactagTCAATGCCTGAATTAAGGTATCACCTTGTAACCCACAGTAGATCCTGCTTTTATACCTTCTGGTCCATCCCAGCACACCTCCcaactcatgctgagtagtacaTTTCCCCATTCACTTTCAGAGTAAGGTACTAACCAAAATGAGTAAGGGGAAGAGTACAAATATCCCCTTGGGTCCTGCACAGGCTACTAGGATGGTGGGTCTAGGTGCAGAGGAGTCAGAAGACATTATGCATCAATTGCTTCCCTGCATCACTCTGGAGTAGGTGGGTTAGGAGTGGCCAGCACATTTTAACCAGTGTGGGAGTCCATAATTTGCTGTTGGCATAGGCCAGTAGTAAATGACTTCCTCTTCCATCCCtcaacatacacatacacacacaaggcATATGGAGCAGAGTGGAAACAGGGAAAGGATAGTGCATCTCAGAAGACAAATTTtctctgtgggccaaattctgctcaccttacttatgtgagtattattagtgaagtcaatgggacttctcatgAGAGTAAGACATACAGGATTCGGTCCAGTACATATACAGGAGTTTGAATGGCTGTATGCTAATAACTGTCAAACATGTACCTATTCAcaatattaattaatataatGAAGTATTGCTATAGTTCAATGAACAGTTACAAATTAGGGGCTgttcatttttttcctcaaagatCATTACAATAATGCATAGTGCTACTACTAAGAGCCTGCAGCtagggaaatcaatgggaaatctcccactgacttcagtggaaggagGATCCTATCTATAGTTATCAGTCACTGAGTATTTCAGTTTGGACATGCAATAAAAACTTCAAATTGACACTTTCCATATATGGTGGTCTGAGCCCAAAACCAGATCACCTCCCTCACCTTTTCAGTTTATTGAAGGTCTGACTTGAGAtaataaaagcaaggaaattcagacTTGAAAGGCAAATTCTACCCTAGATACTCAAGTAAAAATCCTATTCGGCCTGATCCTTTTCTCATTAAAGCTCATGGATGTTTTGCCATTGGGCCCACTTCTTCTCCTGTGGAAATCAGCGGGAGTTTTGCTAAGGAAAGTAGGATCAAGCCTTACATTTGCATTCTGGGGAAAATGCACCTCCCACCCATGCAACTCAGGTAGCTACAATGGAGTTACATGGCAATGAATTTGGACCTTTCTCATTAACTCATGCCTTTGAGTAGGTATTGCAGGGGTCTCTCAAGAGCAGGACTGTATTTCTGATGTATCTAGCTGATATGCTGAAAAACCTAGGCAAAAAGGCATGAGTTAACAACACCATGTCAGAGAATCACTATAGTCCTCAGGCTCCCATAACCCTACAGGTGCATTGTTGATCACAAGTAAGAAGTGAGACAGTGGGAGAGAGTCCTTTCCTTTGAATTCTTGTTTCTGTCTGGCATGACTTAAAGAGATAGCAACCCCATATTTCTTTGATCTATACATATGGTAGCCATCTGGGTGTATCTCCTCTTCGAAGGAGCAATCTTCTGCAGAATACCTAAGCTGAACAGTAAGAAGATAATTACAAATAAGCCTGTATCATTTACATTCCAATGCAATGAACATGTTTTAGTTCGATTGCAGATAAATAGCCACATCTCAAATAGGCTGTTTATAGTAGACATTATTGGGTCCTCTCTTCTATGTTAACTAAAAGTGGATAGAAAATTGGAAGGGGGGAAATGCAACAAAGAATGAAAATGGCCGATTGCCctccttatttttatttgtattagaaATTCTGGAAAATTGCTTTCTCATTTGACACTAAACTTAAATTTCTACTAATAAACGTTACAGTTTCATTAGACACTAATAGTGACAAAAAGTAATTAGGGAGTAATGACAAAAAGTAAACAGCTCATAGTTCTGTCTACATTTTATCAACTCTCTATAGTAAGAGAACTCAACCATTTAATCTTACGCATTATTTTAGGTTAGGGGGCTCTGAGAcctattaaaatgaaagcttacaGCAAACGcacactttctatttattttgccCAGTGTTATTAGTGTTATTGCCCAGTGTCATAGCCACAAACTGCCTCGTTATACATTTTGATTTCCTTGCTCCTTCGCGGAAGTCAGACCCTTCATGAGCTGCTTGGTGGTAAAGCAAAGATGTGATCGGCTCAAGTTGTTTTATCTGGACTCTTCCAGATAAAATCATAACAAGCCCTGCACCCGGGTTTTCCAATACGTTAACAAGCCCTGCGAGCGCATGCAACCATCTCCCCATTTGCTATGGACTTTCCCATGCCGATTCAGTGCCGGGCCCCCGACCAGCTCAACCTCCCCTGCCTGTAACTTACAAGTCCATGCAGCTTCCCGTCTTCTTCCATGCAGAGGTACCGGGAACTGTGGACGCCCTTGATCGCCACCGTGCGAACTGCCACAGCCCTGATTTCCAGCAGACCTATGCAGCAAAACCAAAACAGCGTTCAGATTAGGGGGGAGAGGGTCGCCGTCTGCAAGCcacacaccccctcaccccaccgccTCTCAGGGCTACATTTCGCAGGTAATCGGAGGTGAAACTCGTCCTGTTCCCTTCACAAAGGAGCCCTTACTGTCAGGTACCCAAGCGCACGCTTGCCTGTTTCCAGTGCTAGGGGAGAATGCAGCCTCAGAAGCTCAGTAAGGGAATCCAGGGCGTGGGGCTCCATTCCTTTAGCCGAGATCCCTTTCATGAGCAAGACCGCAGCTTCCCCTTATACTTACTGCGGGGGCT
This window encodes:
- the FGF19 gene encoding fibroblast growth factor 19 translates to MWRSLCKPYTSLALLGLCFAMVVRSLPFSDAGPHVNYGWGEPIRLRHLYTASKHGLFSYFLRINSDGKVDGTSIQSPRSLLEIRAVAVRTVAIKGVHSSRYLCMEEDGKLHGLLRYSTEDCSFEEEIRPDGYNVYKSKKYGVSVSLSSAKQRQQFKGKDFLPLSHFLPMINTVPVESMDFVEYGDYGHTFESDLFSSPLETDSMDPFGITSKISPVKSPSFQK